The Enterococcus sp. 7F3_DIV0205 genome has a window encoding:
- a CDS encoding amino acid ABC transporter permease, which translates to MDYILEIMPALLDGAIMTLKVFIFTLLGSIPLGILVAFALQTNFKPLNFLINIYIWLMRGTPLLLQLIFVFYGLPLIGIVFERYDAALFAFILNYAAYFAEIFRGGIQSIPEGQYEAAKVLRLTRFQTVSRIILPQVIKVVLPSIGNEVINLVKDTSLIYVLGLGDLLRAGKIAMSRDVSLLPLVLVGVIYLLLTAILTLAAKKLEKHYQYYK; encoded by the coding sequence ATGGACTACATTTTAGAAATCATGCCGGCTTTACTAGACGGTGCAATCATGACATTGAAAGTATTTATTTTTACACTATTGGGCTCGATTCCCCTTGGGATTTTAGTAGCATTTGCCTTGCAAACCAATTTTAAACCATTAAATTTTCTGATCAATATCTACATTTGGTTAATGCGGGGAACACCGTTATTACTACAACTTATTTTTGTTTTTTATGGTTTACCATTGATTGGAATCGTTTTTGAACGCTATGATGCGGCGCTATTTGCATTCATTTTGAATTATGCAGCATATTTTGCAGAAATTTTCAGAGGTGGTATTCAATCGATTCCAGAAGGACAATATGAAGCAGCAAAAGTTTTGCGTTTAACACGATTTCAGACAGTCTCACGAATTATTCTACCTCAAGTAATCAAAGTCGTATTGCCATCTATTGGAAATGAAGTAATTAATTTAGTCAAAGATACTTCTTTGATTTATGTGCTCGGTTTAGGAGATTTATTACGAGCAGGAAAAATTGCGATGAGTCGTGACGTAAGTTTACTGCCGTTAGTTTTGGTTGGCGTTATCTACCTATTATTAACTGCAATTTTGACTCTAGCTGCGAAAAAATTAGAAAAACACTACCAATATTATAAATAA
- a CDS encoding DUF2273 domain-containing protein encodes MKNRMIMAPYRNQIIFTGLFVLTAILFMTIGFWKTVLLVALTAIGYLIGKMQDEKRSISSIIASIRAFFER; translated from the coding sequence ATGAAAAATCGAATGATAATGGCTCCTTACCGCAATCAAATTATATTTACAGGTCTTTTTGTCTTAACGGCTATCTTATTTATGACAATTGGCTTTTGGAAAACAGTCTTACTAGTTGCTTTAACTGCAATCGGTTATTTGATTGGTAAAATGCAAGATGAAAAACGTTCTATCTCTTCAATTATAGCTTCTATACGAGCTTTTTTTGAAAGATAA
- a CDS encoding peptide ABC transporter substrate-binding protein, with the protein MKKKFGIFVLAASLLLTACSGGKGTSSSGEKTDSDKTTQQVIKVASGGELSTLDSAHYTDVYSSDMIGQVVEGLYRMDKNHDPELAVAASEPTVSDDGLVYTFKLKETKWSNGDPVIAGDFVSAFRNVVDPSFGSSSSNQMDVFKNGRKIREGQAKLDELGVKAIDDQTLEMTLEYPIPYLAQVLVGTPFMPKNEKFVKEKGEAYGTSADNFVGNGPFVISGWDGNTENWKLTKNKDYWDQKNVKLDTIDVQVVKEIGTGTNLFDAGDLDYTVLADTYALQYKDSPQAHFTPKAMVGYLSPNHKREVTGNVNVRKAILQGIDKETFAKDILGDGSTAINGFVPKDFAKDPETGEDFRKENGDFLPFDLKAAQKNWETAKKELGKDEIELELLSADSALAKKTIEYVQGQLQQNLPGLKITLKSVPLQNRLDLQTASDFDLVFGTWTPDYADPINFLEFYDSKSGLNTAGYNNPEYDKGLNDARITLANEPEKRWDKLKELEETLIEKDAAVLPLYQGAIGYLKSDRLKELQVFPFGRTISYRLAYVE; encoded by the coding sequence ATGAAGAAAAAGTTTGGTATTTTTGTTTTGGCAGCGAGTTTGTTATTGACAGCTTGTAGCGGAGGGAAAGGAACAAGTTCATCTGGTGAAAAAACAGATAGTGATAAAACAACACAACAAGTGATCAAAGTTGCTTCTGGTGGGGAATTATCGACGCTGGACAGTGCGCATTATACAGATGTATACAGTTCTGATATGATCGGTCAGGTTGTTGAAGGGCTTTATCGGATGGACAAAAATCATGATCCAGAATTAGCAGTTGCCGCAAGCGAACCGACTGTTAGTGACGATGGATTAGTGTATACGTTCAAATTAAAAGAGACAAAATGGAGTAACGGTGATCCTGTTATAGCTGGCGACTTTGTTTCTGCATTTAGAAATGTTGTTGACCCAAGCTTTGGTTCAAGTAGTAGTAACCAAATGGATGTTTTCAAAAATGGTCGGAAAATCCGTGAAGGACAAGCTAAACTAGATGAACTAGGGGTAAAAGCTATTGATGATCAAACGTTAGAAATGACGTTGGAATACCCAATTCCTTATTTAGCGCAAGTTTTAGTAGGAACGCCATTTATGCCCAAAAATGAAAAATTTGTCAAAGAAAAAGGCGAAGCTTATGGGACTTCTGCAGATAATTTTGTAGGAAATGGTCCGTTCGTGATTTCCGGTTGGGATGGCAATACAGAAAATTGGAAGTTAACGAAAAATAAAGATTATTGGGATCAAAAAAATGTCAAATTAGATACGATTGATGTTCAAGTAGTGAAAGAAATTGGTACAGGAACAAATCTGTTTGATGCAGGTGATTTAGATTATACTGTTTTAGCAGATACGTATGCATTGCAATACAAAGATTCACCTCAAGCTCATTTTACCCCTAAAGCAATGGTTGGCTATTTAAGCCCAAATCATAAACGAGAAGTAACGGGAAATGTTAACGTTCGTAAAGCAATTTTACAAGGGATCGATAAAGAGACCTTTGCCAAAGATATATTAGGAGATGGATCGACTGCAATCAATGGTTTTGTGCCAAAAGATTTTGCAAAAGATCCTGAGACAGGTGAAGATTTCCGAAAAGAAAATGGTGATTTTCTACCATTCGATTTAAAAGCGGCCCAAAAAAACTGGGAAACAGCGAAGAAAGAGTTAGGCAAAGATGAAATTGAATTAGAATTGCTTTCAGCTGATTCAGCGCTTGCGAAAAAGACGATCGAATATGTCCAAGGACAGTTACAACAAAATCTACCAGGCTTAAAAATTACATTAAAATCTGTTCCATTGCAAAATCGTTTAGACTTACAAACAGCGAGTGATTTTGATTTAGTTTTTGGCACTTGGACACCAGATTATGCTGATCCAATCAATTTTTTAGAATTTTATGATTCTAAGAGCGGGTTGAATACTGCCGGATACAACAATCCTGAATATGATAAAGGATTGAACGATGCCAGAATCACTTTAGCAAATGAACCAGAAAAACGTTGGGATAAATTGAAAGAACTAGAAGAAACACTTATCGAAAAAGATGCAGCTGTATTGCCTCTTTATCAAGGTGCAATCGGCTATTTAAAATCCGATAGATTAAAAGAGTTACAAGTTTTTCCGTTTGGACGAACTATTTCATATCGTTTAGCTTATGTTGAATAA
- a CDS encoding Asp23/Gls24 family envelope stress response protein: MDNKANGNTTEGTNANGIKTKLTFDDQVVKKIAGIAVSEIPGILGLSGNAITNLTDKFTNGNNPTKGISAEVGTKQVAIDLDVIGEYGKNIAQVFDTATKKVAEEVKNMTGLDVIEFNMNVDDIMTKEQYAEKFENKKKDENEEDKNNESNVRTLE; the protein is encoded by the coding sequence ATGGATAACAAAGCAAATGGAAACACAACTGAAGGAACAAACGCAAATGGCATCAAAACGAAATTAACATTTGACGATCAAGTCGTGAAAAAAATTGCTGGTATCGCCGTATCAGAAATTCCTGGTATTTTAGGATTGAGCGGAAATGCCATTACAAACTTAACCGACAAATTTACAAATGGAAACAATCCAACTAAAGGAATCAGCGCAGAAGTTGGAACAAAACAAGTGGCCATTGATTTAGATGTAATTGGGGAATATGGAAAAAATATTGCTCAAGTATTTGATACAGCAACGAAAAAAGTTGCAGAAGAAGTGAAGAACATGACAGGACTTGATGTTATTGAGTTTAATATGAATGTTGATGATATCATGACGAAAGAGCAATACGCAGAGAAATTCGAAAACAAGAAAAAAGATGAGAACGAAGAAGATAAAAATAACGAGAGTAATGTACGTACGTTGGAATAA
- a CDS encoding GlsB/YeaQ/YmgE family stress response membrane protein yields the protein MLSFIWSLIVGGVLGAIAGAILGKDVPGGVIGNIIVGFIGSWVGTMLLGNFGPVIGGFPIISALIGAVICIAIYSFIAKRMA from the coding sequence ATGCTAAGTTTTATTTGGTCATTGATTGTCGGTGGTGTGCTAGGTGCCATTGCCGGAGCGATTTTAGGTAAAGATGTACCTGGTGGTGTGATCGGTAATATTATTGTCGGATTTATCGGAAGTTGGGTAGGCACAATGCTATTAGGCAACTTCGGACCAGTCATCGGTGGTTTTCCAATCATCTCAGCGTTGATCGGTGCCGTTATCTGTATAGCAATCTATTCATTTATTGCGAAACGAATGGCGTAA
- a CDS encoding gamma-glutamyl-gamma-aminobutyrate hydrolase family protein, whose translation MRRPIIGIAANEIEDAGARLYHLPISYTPCGYVKAVQLAGGLPLLLPVGAPDLAKEYIAQIDKLILAGGQNVSPRLYGEEIQVEEASLSEERDQFELALIEEAVAQKKPIFAVCRGLQLVNVAFGGSLYQEISHVNNNQFSHMQVPVSREIPTHMIHTEDRSILRKVYGEKTTVNSFHFQAVKKLADKLKVTAFSEDGIIEGIESEDPNLSFLGVQWHPDFAYDHSEQEMAVFRYVVEEL comes from the coding sequence TTGAGGCGACCGATTATTGGGATTGCAGCAAATGAAATTGAAGATGCAGGAGCTCGATTGTATCATTTACCAATCAGCTATACTCCTTGTGGTTATGTAAAAGCAGTCCAATTGGCTGGCGGTTTACCGTTGCTTTTGCCAGTTGGGGCTCCAGATTTGGCTAAGGAGTATATCGCTCAAATTGATAAGCTGATTTTAGCTGGCGGACAAAATGTATCGCCAAGATTATATGGAGAAGAGATTCAAGTTGAGGAAGCTTCATTATCAGAAGAAAGAGATCAATTTGAATTAGCACTGATTGAAGAAGCTGTTGCGCAAAAAAAACCGATTTTTGCAGTTTGTCGTGGCTTACAGTTGGTCAATGTGGCATTTGGCGGTAGTCTATACCAAGAGATCAGTCACGTAAACAATAACCAATTTTCCCATATGCAGGTACCCGTATCAAGAGAAATTCCGACTCATATGATCCATACAGAGGACAGGAGTATTTTACGTAAAGTTTATGGTGAAAAAACAACCGTCAATTCGTTTCATTTTCAAGCCGTAAAAAAGTTGGCTGATAAACTAAAAGTCACAGCTTTTAGTGAGGATGGTATCATTGAAGGGATAGAAAGTGAAGATCCAAATCTATCATTTTTAGGGGTGCAGTGGCATCCTGATTTTGCTTATGATCATTCAGAACAAGAAATGGCTGTTTTTCGTTATGTCGTTGAAGAATTATAA
- the amaP gene encoding alkaline shock response membrane anchor protein AmaP, whose translation MRVIKGLVSLLLIAGIFGIAGLYSQMLDLGVISTFFNNLLFQFDWLFYFYQVVLFGLLAVLFLMFLMVLFKPITKNQIQIKKDVGQVNVPLNTMESIAKSSLRKIVDSNDTQVKVRLTKRQTANVEVMIADEKQQHLLSKGKQMQELIPQALQNMAMIETNKTKIIFKKKKEESALLPSGKKESRVV comes from the coding sequence ATGCGAGTGATCAAAGGACTGGTCTCTTTACTGTTAATAGCTGGTATTTTTGGGATCGCCGGTTTGTATTCTCAAATGCTGGATCTAGGTGTTATAAGTACTTTTTTCAATAATTTACTATTTCAATTTGATTGGTTGTTTTACTTTTATCAAGTTGTCCTTTTTGGACTATTAGCTGTATTGTTTTTGATGTTTTTAATGGTTTTATTCAAACCAATCACTAAAAACCAAATACAGATAAAAAAAGATGTCGGTCAGGTAAATGTACCGTTGAATACAATGGAGTCAATAGCCAAATCTTCATTACGCAAAATTGTTGATAGCAATGATACACAGGTGAAAGTAAGGTTGACAAAGAGACAGACAGCAAATGTAGAAGTGATGATAGCGGATGAAAAACAACAGCATCTTTTAAGTAAAGGGAAACAAATGCAAGAATTGATCCCGCAAGCGTTACAAAATATGGCAATGATCGAGACAAATAAAACGAAGATCATTTTCAAAAAGAAAAAGGAAGAGTCAGCCTTACTGCCAAGTGGTAAGAAAGAATCTCGTGTGGTTTAA